In the genome of Coturnix japonica isolate 7356 chromosome Z, Coturnix japonica 2.1, whole genome shotgun sequence, one region contains:
- the GALT gene encoding galactose-1-phosphate uridylyltransferase isoform X2 produces MEAAGGGGGAGFRASEHQHCRYNPLRDEWVLVSAHRVKRPWQGQLEKPPNEDVPRWDPKNPLCPGATRANGEVNPHYEGTFVFPNDFPALQPDAPEPDDSGHPLFRAAAARGVCKVMCFHPHSDLTLPLMSLLEIRAVIDAWAELEAELGASYPWVQIFENKGAMMGCSNPHPHCQVWASSFLPNEARLEERTQRQHHRQHGVPMLLEYAEQEAQRKERLVVENEDWLVVVPYWATWPFQTLLLPRRHVLRLQDLCDSERDSLASIMRRLLIKYDNLFQVSFPYSMGWHGAPTGPHLQEDCGHWQLHAHYYPPLLRSATVRKFMVGYEMLAQAQRDLTPEQAAERLRALPEVHYKLRPQETVCDAAQA; encoded by the exons ATGGAGGCggcggggggaggaggaggagccgGCTTCCGTGCCAGCG AGCACCAGCACTGCCGCTACAACCCGCTGCGGGATGAGTGGGTGCTGGTGTCCGCACACCGTGTGAAGCGGCCCTGGCAGGGACAGCTGGAGAAGCCCCCAAACGAGGACGTGCCCCGCTGGGACCCCAAGAACCCTCTCTGCCCTGGAGCCACACGGGCCAACGGCGAG GTGAACCCGCACTACGAAGGCACCTTTGTCTTCCCCAACGACTTCCCTGCATTGCAGCCTGATGCCCCTGAGCCTG ATGACAGTGGCCACCCCCTGTTCCGAGCGGCAGCTGCCCGGGGTGTGTG CAAGGTGATGTGCTTCCACCCACACTCCGACCTGACGCTGCCTCTCATGTCGCTGCTGGAGATCCGGGCAGTGATTGATGCATGGGCTgagctggaggcagagctgggggcatCCTACCCCTGGGTGCAG ATCTTCGAGAACAAAGGGGCGATGATGGGCTGCTCCAACCCGCACCCGCACTGCCAG GTGTGGGCCAGCAGCTTCCTCCCCAACGAGGCGCGCTTGGAGGAGCGGACACAGCGGCAGCACCACAGGCAGCACGGTGTGCCCATGCTGCTGGAGTACGCCGAGCAGGAGGCACAGCGTAAG GAGCGGCTGGTGGTGGAGAACGAGGACTGGCTGGTGGTTGTACCCTACTGGGCCACCTGGCCTTTCCAGACCCTGCTCCTGCCCCGCCGCCATGTCCTCCGCCTGCAGGACCTGTGTGACAGCGAGAGGGACA GCCTGGCCTCCATCATGCGGCGGCTGCTGATCAAGTATGACAACCTCTTCCAAGTCTCCTTCCCCTACTCTATGGGCTGGCATG GAGCCCCTACAGGCCCCCACCTGCAGGAGGACTGTGGGCACTGGCAGCTCCATGCCCATTACTACCCACCGCTGCTCCGCTCTGCCACCGTCCGCAAGTTCATGGTGGGCTACGAGATGCTGGCACAGGCGCAGCGGGACCTCACCCCTGAGCAG gctgcagagcgGCTGAGAGCCCTCCCGGAGGTGCACTACAAGCTGAGGCCTCAGGAGACGGTGTGTGATGCTGCCCAGGCCTGA
- the ARID3C gene encoding AT-rich interactive domain-containing protein 3C, whose product MESLQRQQAARLARGPDGAPRRLPLEAAPGPGPAPSPAAPRRRPTPGPRPLPAAAGEEEEEEEDEEEEEEGDPCDPPPPPHHEWTYEEQFKQLYELDEDPKRKEFLDDLFSFMQKRGTPVNRIPIMAKQVLDLYMLYRLVTEKGGLVEVINKKIWREITKGLNLPTSITSAAFTLRTQYMKYLYPYECEKRALSSPGELQAAIDSNRREGRRQTFGTALFNYSPTGTPTLLGSPKIPLPGLSISTHSCSQISQVHGVKKEDGTVPGRITIPVGLSSHHLTAAQVAAASQAAVLEQLREKLEAGEPPEKKVSRMTEEEQRLMQHALQHNLLAVASQFPMNIRVSNRDDRQETALNLSTNGISSINMSIEINGVVYTGVLFARRPAGPLASGGGGTQSGPNPAATPNPLPPAPSQSHTPTGTAP is encoded by the exons ATGGAAAGCCTGCAGCGGCAGCAGGCGGCCCGCCTGGCCCGCGGCCCCGACGGCGCACCCCGACGGCTGCCGCTCGAAGCTGCTCCTGGTCCCGGTCCCGCTCCGtcgcccgccgccccccgccgccgcccgaCCCCTGGCCCACGCCCGCTGCCCGCTGCAGcgggggaggaggaagaggaagaggaagatgaagaggaggaggaggaaggggatcCCTGCGacccgccgccgcccccgcaCCACGAGTGGACCTACGAGGAGCAGTTCAAGCAG CTCTATGAACTGGATGAGGATCCGAAGCGCAAGGAGTTCCTGGATGACCTCTTCAGCTTCATGCAGAAGAGAG GAACGCCTGTGAACCGGATCCCCATCATGGCCAAGCAGGTGCTGGACCTCTACATGCTGTATCGGCTGGTGACAGAGAAGGGCGGCCTGGTGGAGGTCATCAACAAGAAGATCTGGCGTGAGATCACCAAGGGTCTCAACCTACCTACCTCCATCACTAGTGCTGCCTTCACCCTCCGCACACA ATACATGAAGTATCTGTACCCCTATGAATGTGAGAAGCGGGCTCTCAGCTCACCTGGGGAGCTTCAGGCTGCCATTGACAGCAACCGGCGGGAGGGGCGAAGGCAGACATTTGGCACCGCACTCTTCAACTACTCTCCCACTGGCACCCCAACCCTGCTGGGCTCCCCTAAAATACCCTTGCCGGGTCTCAGCATCTCCACCCATAGCTGCAGCCAGATTAGCCAAGTGCACGGTGTGAAGAAAG AGGATGGCACAGTGCCTGGGCGCATCACCATCCCAGTGGGGCTGTCCAGCCACCACCTCACAGCAGCCCAAGTGGCTGCAGCCtcacaggcagcagtgctggagcagctgcgAGAGAAGCTGGAGGCTGGGGAGCCACCAGAGAAGAAGGTGTCGCGGATGACGGAGGAGGAGCAGCGGCTGATGCAGCATGCTCTGCAGCACAACCTCCTGGCTGTAGCCTCCCAGTTCCCCATGAACATCAGAGTCTCCAACCGAG ATGACAGACAGGAGACCGCATTGAACCTGTCCACCAACGGCATTAGCAGTATCAACATGTCAATAGAAATAAATGGAGTTGTCTACACAG GTGTCCTGTTTGCTCGCCGTCCTGCAGGACCCTTGGCATCTGGTGGAGGGGGCACCCAAAGCGGGCCAAACCCTGCGGCCACCCCAAACCCACTGCCACCAGCCCCCTCACAAAGCCACACTCCCACTGGCACTGCACCTTAG
- the GALT gene encoding galactose-1-phosphate uridylyltransferase isoform X1 translates to MEAAGGGGGAGFRASEHQHCRYNPLRDEWVLVSAHRVKRPWQGQLEKPPNEDVPRWDPKNPLCPGATRANGEVNPHYEGTFVFPNDFPALQPDAPEPDDSGHPLFRAAAARGVCKVMCFHPHSDLTLPLMSLLEIRAVIDAWAELEAELGASYPWVQIFENKGAMMGCSNPHPHCQVWASSFLPNEARLEERTQRQHHRQHGVPMLLEYAEQEAQRKERLVVENEDWLVVVPYWATWPFQTLLLPRRHVLRLQDLCDSERDSLSPVPGVTGVLAGSGCTHCPPNPAGLASIMRRLLIKYDNLFQVSFPYSMGWHGAPTGPHLQEDCGHWQLHAHYYPPLLRSATVRKFMVGYEMLAQAQRDLTPEQAAERLRALPEVHYKLRPQETVCDAAQA, encoded by the exons ATGGAGGCggcggggggaggaggaggagccgGCTTCCGTGCCAGCG AGCACCAGCACTGCCGCTACAACCCGCTGCGGGATGAGTGGGTGCTGGTGTCCGCACACCGTGTGAAGCGGCCCTGGCAGGGACAGCTGGAGAAGCCCCCAAACGAGGACGTGCCCCGCTGGGACCCCAAGAACCCTCTCTGCCCTGGAGCCACACGGGCCAACGGCGAG GTGAACCCGCACTACGAAGGCACCTTTGTCTTCCCCAACGACTTCCCTGCATTGCAGCCTGATGCCCCTGAGCCTG ATGACAGTGGCCACCCCCTGTTCCGAGCGGCAGCTGCCCGGGGTGTGTG CAAGGTGATGTGCTTCCACCCACACTCCGACCTGACGCTGCCTCTCATGTCGCTGCTGGAGATCCGGGCAGTGATTGATGCATGGGCTgagctggaggcagagctgggggcatCCTACCCCTGGGTGCAG ATCTTCGAGAACAAAGGGGCGATGATGGGCTGCTCCAACCCGCACCCGCACTGCCAG GTGTGGGCCAGCAGCTTCCTCCCCAACGAGGCGCGCTTGGAGGAGCGGACACAGCGGCAGCACCACAGGCAGCACGGTGTGCCCATGCTGCTGGAGTACGCCGAGCAGGAGGCACAGCGTAAG GAGCGGCTGGTGGTGGAGAACGAGGACTGGCTGGTGGTTGTACCCTACTGGGCCACCTGGCCTTTCCAGACCCTGCTCCTGCCCCGCCGCCATGTCCTCCGCCTGCAGGACCTGTGTGACAGCGAGAGGGACA GCTTGTCACCAGTGCCTGGTGTCACTGGGGTCCTGGCTGGTTCTGGGTGCACTCACTGCCCCCCCAACCCCGCAGGCCTGGCCTCCATCATGCGGCGGCTGCTGATCAAGTATGACAACCTCTTCCAAGTCTCCTTCCCCTACTCTATGGGCTGGCATG GAGCCCCTACAGGCCCCCACCTGCAGGAGGACTGTGGGCACTGGCAGCTCCATGCCCATTACTACCCACCGCTGCTCCGCTCTGCCACCGTCCGCAAGTTCATGGTGGGCTACGAGATGCTGGCACAGGCGCAGCGGGACCTCACCCCTGAGCAG gctgcagagcgGCTGAGAGCCCTCCCGGAGGTGCACTACAAGCTGAGGCCTCAGGAGACGGTGTGTGATGCTGCCCAGGCCTGA
- the SIGMAR1 gene encoding sigma non-opioid intracellular receptor 1 produces the protein MGVAGPWVLRVGLGLGALALLLQGLRGWLACKRYEFQPAEIAELARHHAGLDHELAFSKIIVELRKKHPGHILPDEDLQWVFVNAGGWMGSMCLLHASLTEYVLLFGTAIDTGGHSGRYFAEIYDTIISGTFRQWKEGTTRSEVYYPGDTIVHQAGEATSVQWSAGTWMVEYGRGFVPSTLAFALADTIFSTQDFTTLFYTLRAYTKGLLLEANAFFGTLGC, from the exons ATGGGGGTGGCGGGGCCGTGGGTGCTGCGGGTcgggctggggctgggagcgCTGGCCTTGCTTCTGCAGGGACTGAGGGGCTGGCTGGCCTGCAAGCGGTACGAGTTCCAGCCCGCCGAGATCGCCGAGCTCGCCCGGCACCACGCGG GGCTGGATCACGAGCTGGCTTTCTCCAAGATCATCGTGGAGCTGCGGAAGAAGCACCCGGGGCACATCCTGCCTGATGAGGACCTGCAGTGGGTGTTTGTGAACGCGGGCGGCTGGATGGGCTCCATGTGCCTGCTGCATGCCTCCCTCACTGAGTACGTGCTGCTCTTTGGGACAGCCATCGACACCGGGGGGCACTCAg GTCGCTACTTTGCAGAAATCTACGACACCATCATCTCAGGCACTTTCCGACAGTGGAAAGAGGGCACCACCAGAAGTGAGGTCTATTATCCTG GGGACACCATCGTGCACCAGGCGGGAGAGGCCACGTCAGTGCAGTGGAGTGCGGGTACCTGGATGGTGGAGTACGGCCGAGGCTTTGTCCCCTCCACACTTGCCTTCGCACTGGCAGACACCATCTTCAGCACTCAGGACTTCACCACCCTCTTCTACACCCTGCGCGCCTACACCAAGGGCCTCCTCCTGGAAGCCAATGCCTTCTTCGGCACTTTGGGCTGCTGA